The segment CAGAGGTGCCCAATGAAGCTCTTTGAGCATCCGGCATACCGCCCAAGCCTGGCCATCGAAAATCCGCGCTGGTTCATCAGTGCTCGGAGAGTGTCCCCGGATGTGAGTTTCATCCAACTGCCTTTCGGCCATCGTTTGTATGACGCCACTTCATCCTCCATGGTCAACGGGTTGGTGTCAACTGTCGATGGATAAAACATACGACACTGGTAGACGCTTACGCAAGTAATCACAGCGTTGTAGTTCCGCAGCCAGCGGATATGATGGCGTCCAACACTGGATGAAACGGTCAACGGCAAAACGCCAATTCCGGCCGTTGTGGGGTAGACGGATGGGTGAGCGAATGACTAGCGACGTTCATACTCGGACGGCAGGCTCTGAGTCGTGAGCAAATTGTGGGAGTTCGTCCAGGCCCACCTGGACAGGACGGGAGCATCCGAGGCGGCGTTCGCACGCCAGATCGGTAGCATCCCGCAGACTGTCAACTCGTGGAAGAAGCGCGGGTTGAAGCAGCTCCCCGAAGTCGCCACTCTCCGTGCGATCTCAGAGATCACCGGCGCCAACTACGCGGACATCATTTCGGCCGTACTAACTGACATCGGGTACATCGAGGACGGCGAGCTGCCTACGGAGGCGATTACACCGAACGACCATCGGCAGATCGCTTTAGCAGCTCACCTACTTGTCGAGGCGGTTCCGAATATCGACGAACTTGATATCCCATTCGAGGACGTCTTTACGTTCGTTGGACTGGTCGAGCAGTCCGCGGGACTTCTTGGGCGCACTGGTCTCCATCAGGTAGATGACGCGACGGCGCAGGAGATTGTGGCCGAAGCCCGGAAAGCCGCGAGCAAGTATCGGCGGCTAGCACGGAGGGTGGCGGCTTCGCTCACAGGTGATGACGCGTCGGCAGATCGCCGACCGTCCGAGAGCCTGGAGGATTCCGATGCCCTACCAACTGATTCGCCCGCGTCGCCGGGAGCACCGGGCGAAGCGAGTGAAGAGCAGAAGACCACAGCCGGCGGCAAGGTCACAGCCTTGCCTTCCCGGAATCAAGTCCCCAAACCTGAGCGGC is part of the Gordonia westfalica genome and harbors:
- a CDS encoding helix-turn-helix transcriptional regulator codes for the protein MFYPSTVDTNPLTMEDEVASYKRWPKGSWMKLTSGDTLRALMNQRGFSMARLGRYAGCSKSFIGHLCAENKTTCTPQLAERIAEALDVPLHLLFVEHASASNGRNSNQRRVVA